Proteins co-encoded in one Vibrio fortis genomic window:
- a CDS encoding amino acid ABC transporter substrate-binding protein: MTNKLTLLASVVAASTAMMATSASAAESTLDKVTSQGFLTCGVSTGLPGFSNPNSKGEWEGIDVEYCQALAAAVLGDKTKVKYVPLTAKERFTALQSGEIDVLSRNTTWTLHRDTALGLNFVGVNYYDGQGFMVKKDLGLTSAKELDGASVCVQSGTTTELNLADYFRNNGMSYKPVVFDTAAQTSKGFDAGRCDVLTTDQSGLYALRLNLADPKSAEVLPEIISKEPLGPVVRQDDDKWFNVAKWTLSAMVNAEEYGITSKNADEMLKSKDPNIKRILGVDGPKGKGLGIRDDWGYQVIKQVGNYGESFERTVGTGSPLQISRGVNALWNAGGFMYAPPIR; the protein is encoded by the coding sequence ATGACAAATAAACTAACACTTCTTGCTTCAGTAGTAGCTGCATCAACTGCAATGATGGCAACATCTGCATCAGCGGCAGAAAGCACTCTGGACAAAGTCACATCTCAAGGCTTTCTTACTTGTGGTGTAAGTACAGGTCTTCCAGGGTTCTCTAACCCTAACTCAAAAGGTGAATGGGAAGGAATTGATGTTGAGTATTGTCAAGCTCTTGCAGCGGCTGTACTCGGTGATAAAACCAAAGTTAAATACGTACCTCTAACGGCTAAAGAGCGTTTTACGGCTCTACAATCGGGTGAGATCGATGTTCTGTCACGTAACACGACATGGACGCTGCACCGTGATACGGCACTTGGTCTGAACTTCGTAGGCGTTAACTACTACGATGGTCAAGGCTTTATGGTTAAGAAAGATCTTGGCCTAACGAGTGCTAAAGAACTAGACGGCGCATCTGTATGTGTTCAGTCTGGTACAACAACAGAGCTTAACCTTGCTGACTACTTCCGTAACAACGGTATGTCTTATAAGCCAGTGGTATTTGATACGGCTGCGCAAACATCTAAAGGTTTCGACGCAGGTCGTTGTGACGTTCTTACAACAGACCAGTCTGGCCTTTACGCACTTCGTCTAAATCTTGCAGATCCTAAGTCTGCTGAAGTACTTCCAGAAATCATTTCTAAAGAGCCACTAGGCCCTGTAGTTCGTCAAGACGATGACAAATGGTTCAACGTTGCTAAGTGGACACTGTCTGCAATGGTTAACGCAGAAGAGTACGGCATTACATCTAAGAATGCAGACGAAATGCTTAAGTCTAAAGATCCAAACATCAAGCGTATCCTTGGTGTTGACGGACCAAAAGGTAAAGGCCTAGGTATCCGTGATGACTGGGGTTACCAAGTTATCAAGCAAGTGGGTAACTACGGTGAGAGCTTCGAACGTACTGTAGGTACAGGTTCTCCACTTCAGATCTCTCGTGGTGTAAACGCGCTATGGAATGCGGGCGGCTTCATGTACGCTCCACCAATCCGTTAA
- a CDS encoding precorrin-2 dehydrogenase/sirohydrochlorin ferrochelatase family protein, translated as MRYFPMFLDIENKPILVVGGGEVACRKVDSLLRAGGDVTLISPKVEPYLKQLIDENKLHWVQNFYSSQMLSSRYLQVWATTDNPELNHQVHSDAKKMGILVNVVDDQPYCDFITPSMINRGRIQIAISSGGASPVLVRNIREKFESLLPQNLGLLADFGASKRNSIKDTFPTVDERRKFWERFLSSPRIERITERDELEKFYQESLKEEVDSLGQVTWIEFESDVELLSIKALRLMQEAELVLYPVDCPFEFIDLCRRDAEREQFKDSGELSTKLMKARSENLRVCVFVPPSSVEFNLLIGTDVKLASGRSL; from the coding sequence ATGCGTTACTTTCCAATGTTTTTAGACATCGAAAACAAACCGATTCTGGTTGTTGGTGGTGGCGAAGTTGCTTGTCGAAAAGTCGATAGTTTGCTTCGAGCTGGCGGCGATGTAACCCTTATATCGCCGAAGGTTGAACCTTATTTAAAGCAGTTAATAGATGAAAATAAACTGCACTGGGTACAAAACTTCTACTCGTCACAAATGTTGTCGAGTCGATATTTACAAGTGTGGGCTACAACGGACAATCCTGAGCTTAATCATCAAGTGCATAGTGATGCAAAAAAAATGGGTATTTTGGTAAACGTGGTCGACGATCAACCATACTGTGACTTTATTACCCCTTCAATGATTAACCGAGGAAGAATTCAAATCGCTATTTCGAGTGGCGGTGCTTCTCCGGTCTTAGTTCGCAATATTCGTGAAAAATTTGAGAGTTTATTACCACAGAATTTGGGTCTACTTGCTGACTTTGGCGCGTCAAAGCGCAACTCGATCAAAGATACGTTTCCTACAGTTGATGAACGTCGTAAGTTTTGGGAGCGTTTTCTGTCTTCACCTCGTATAGAACGCATCACGGAACGTGATGAACTAGAGAAGTTCTACCAAGAGTCACTAAAAGAAGAGGTCGATTCACTAGGGCAAGTGACTTGGATTGAGTTTGAGTCAGACGTTGAGCTTCTTTCAATCAAAGCGCTGCGCCTTATGCAGGAAGCAGAACTTGTTCTATATCCTGTTGACTGCCCATTTGAGTTTATCGACTTGTGTCGTCGTGACGCGGAACGCGAGCAATTTAAAGACAGTGGCGAGTTATCTACGAAGCTGATGAAGGCACGCAGTGAAAACTTGCGAGTGTGTGTTTTTGTACCGCCAAGCAGCGTCGAGTTTAATTTACTGATCGGTACTGACGTTAAGCTGGCTTCAGGTCGCAGTCTTTAA
- a CDS encoding YajQ family cyclic di-GMP-binding protein yields the protein MPSFDIISEIETVELRHAVDNANRELATRFDFRGVEASFEFKDETVKLSAEHDFQLKQLRDILRGNLTKRGVDVSAMESQKADQSGKYWHQTVIFKQGIETPVAKKIVKLIKDNKIKVQAAIQGEKVRVTGKKRDDLQAVMALVRNGELGQPFQFDNFRD from the coding sequence ATGCCTTCATTTGATATTATCTCTGAGATCGAAACTGTTGAACTGCGTCACGCGGTGGACAACGCAAACCGCGAACTAGCGACCCGTTTCGACTTCCGTGGTGTTGAAGCAAGCTTTGAATTCAAAGATGAAACAGTAAAGCTGTCTGCAGAGCACGATTTTCAACTAAAACAGCTTCGTGACATCCTTCGTGGCAACCTAACGAAACGTGGCGTTGATGTATCAGCGATGGAATCTCAAAAAGCTGACCAATCAGGTAAATACTGGCACCAAACCGTTATCTTTAAGCAAGGTATCGAGACTCCAGTTGCTAAAAAAATCGTTAAGCTAATTAAAGACAACAAGATCAAAGTTCAAGCTGCTATCCAAGGCGAAAAAGTTCGTGTAACAGGTAAAAAGCGCGACGATCTTCAAGCAGTAATGGCACTTGTTCGAAACGGTGAACTCGGTCAACCATTCCAGTTTGATAACTTCCGCGACTAA
- a CDS encoding 3-deoxy-7-phosphoheptulonate synthase, whose translation MPLKTDELRTQALGPMPTPAELGNAHPITDDVAERIANSRRQIEDILTGRDDRLLVIVGPCSVHDTDAALDYAERLSKIQEQYKDELFVVMRTYFEKPRTVVGWKGLITDPNLDGSYALEAGLNKARKLLLDINKLGLATATEFLDMITGQYIADLITWGAIGARTTESQIHREMASALSCPVGFKNATNGNIKIAIDAIRASQASHYFYSPDKNGRMTVYRTSGNPYGHVILRGGDKGPNFDAESVDQACQQLAEFDLPQRLVVDFSHANCQKQHRKQLDVAKDICEQIKSGKNQIAGIMAESFIEEGNQSMKDINNLEYGKSITDPCLSWDDTASMLELLATAIKDRNLA comes from the coding sequence ATGCCATTAAAAACTGATGAGTTGAGAACCCAAGCACTTGGGCCAATGCCAACTCCTGCCGAATTAGGCAACGCACACCCAATCACTGACGACGTTGCTGAGCGCATTGCAAACTCTCGCCGCCAAATCGAAGACATTCTCACTGGACGCGACGATCGTCTGCTCGTCATCGTTGGCCCTTGTTCTGTGCACGACACTGACGCAGCGTTAGATTACGCTGAACGCTTAAGCAAAATTCAAGAGCAATACAAAGACGAGCTATTCGTCGTAATGAGAACCTACTTTGAAAAGCCACGTACTGTTGTTGGCTGGAAAGGTCTGATTACCGATCCAAACCTGGATGGTTCTTATGCACTAGAAGCTGGTCTAAATAAAGCGCGTAAGCTTTTGCTAGATATCAATAAGCTTGGCCTCGCTACAGCGACTGAGTTTTTGGATATGATCACTGGCCAATACATCGCAGACCTGATCACTTGGGGCGCGATTGGTGCTCGTACTACTGAGTCACAGATTCACCGTGAGATGGCTTCAGCTCTTTCTTGCCCTGTTGGTTTCAAGAACGCAACTAACGGCAACATTAAGATTGCTATCGACGCGATCCGTGCTTCACAAGCTTCTCACTACTTCTATTCACCAGATAAAAATGGTCGTATGACTGTTTACCGTACTTCAGGTAACCCATACGGTCACGTTATTCTACGTGGTGGTGACAAAGGTCCTAACTTCGACGCTGAATCTGTTGATCAAGCATGCCAACAACTGGCTGAGTTTGACCTACCACAACGTCTTGTTGTCGACTTTAGTCACGCTAACTGTCAGAAACAACACCGTAAACAACTTGATGTTGCTAAAGACATTTGTGAGCAAATCAAGTCTGGTAAGAATCAAATAGCAGGTATCATGGCTGAGAGCTTCATTGAAGAAGGCAATCAGTCGATGAAAGACATCAACAACTTAGAGTATGGTAAGTCAATCACCGACCCATGCCTAAGCTGGGACGATACTGCGAGCATGCTTGAACTGCTTGCAACTGCAATTAAAGATAGAAACTTAGCTTAA
- a CDS encoding PaaI family thioesterase yields the protein MLSPLQKANFYLNMFGFFKVPLIWLCRPKLLALDDSHVEVKIPLKRRTKNHLNSMYFGVLAVGADVAGGFLAMSKSQQQGEKISLAFKEVSGQFLKRPEGDVHFTCRDGGLINDMLAETMKTGERVNQPVTIIATCPSLHGDEPMAEFILTLSIKKVSR from the coding sequence ATGTTATCCCCACTTCAGAAAGCTAACTTTTATCTCAATATGTTTGGTTTTTTCAAAGTGCCTTTAATTTGGCTATGTAGACCAAAACTGTTGGCGTTAGATGACTCTCATGTAGAAGTAAAAATCCCTTTAAAGAGAAGAACCAAAAATCATCTCAATAGTATGTATTTTGGCGTCCTTGCTGTAGGGGCTGATGTCGCCGGTGGCTTTCTAGCAATGAGTAAGTCTCAGCAGCAAGGAGAGAAGATCTCATTGGCTTTTAAGGAAGTGAGTGGTCAGTTTTTAAAAAGGCCAGAAGGTGACGTGCATTTTACATGTCGTGATGGTGGTCTGATTAACGATATGTTGGCCGAGACAATGAAAACCGGAGAAAGAGTCAATCAGCCCGTAACGATTATTGCTACTTGCCCATCACTGCATGGCGATGAGCCGATGGCAGAGTTTATTTTAACGCTCTCGATTAAAAAGGTCAGCCGTTAA
- a CDS encoding CvfB family protein translates to MINIGQINNLEVVKQADFGVFLDASDYGTVLLPKKFTPEGVEIGQKLDVLLYIDSDNQIAATTETPIAQVGEWGLMQVEGVNSTGAFVNWGIKGKDLLVPFSEQRGRLHEGQSILVYVYIDKASSRIVGTTKFNKLLDNTPANYKRNQQVDLIIAERSQLGYKAIVNGEHWGMIFPSDVIGKLFIGKTLKGYIKNIREEDGKIDLSLQKVGVAKMDDLSVKILDLLEKKGGFLPLNDKSSPDAIFSAFRTSKGTFKKTIGGLYKAGKISIDKEGITLVK, encoded by the coding sequence ATGATTAATATTGGTCAAATAAACAACTTAGAAGTAGTAAAACAAGCAGATTTCGGTGTATTCCTTGACGCAAGCGATTATGGAACCGTGTTGCTACCAAAGAAGTTTACTCCTGAAGGCGTTGAAATTGGTCAAAAATTAGATGTGCTGCTTTACATCGATTCAGATAATCAGATTGCAGCAACTACAGAAACTCCAATTGCACAAGTGGGCGAGTGGGGTTTGATGCAAGTAGAAGGCGTGAACAGTACGGGTGCTTTCGTTAACTGGGGTATCAAAGGTAAAGACCTGTTGGTACCATTTAGTGAACAGCGTGGTCGCCTGCATGAAGGTCAATCTATTCTTGTTTACGTGTATATTGATAAAGCGTCTAGCCGTATTGTAGGCACAACGAAATTTAACAAGCTACTAGATAACACACCGGCAAACTACAAGCGTAACCAGCAAGTTGATTTGATCATTGCTGAGCGCAGCCAACTGGGTTACAAAGCAATCGTAAACGGCGAACACTGGGGGATGATTTTCCCATCAGATGTAATTGGCAAACTTTTCATCGGTAAAACACTGAAAGGATACATCAAGAACATCCGCGAAGAAGACGGCAAAATCGACCTGTCTTTGCAGAAAGTGGGTGTGGCTAAGATGGACGATTTGAGTGTTAAGATTCTCGATCTCTTAGAGAAAAAAGGCGGTTTCTTACCGCTGAATGATAAGTCTTCACCAGATGCTATCTTCTCTGCTTTCCGTACCAGTAAGGGTACATTCAAGAAAACGATCGGCGGCTTATACAAAGCGGGTAAAATCTCGATTGATAAAGAAGGCATTACTTTAGTTAAGTAA
- the rsmF gene encoding 16S rRNA (cytosine(1407)-C(5))-methyltransferase RsmF: protein MHANVYIPKEFLTHIETFMPSHLDMASFIESCQKPLRKSIRVNTLKISVEDFLARAKDKGWELEAVPWCDTGFWITADESVVPLGNTSEHMSGLFYIQEASSMMPPSALFFGNEEYSAVLDTAAAPGSKTTQIAALMNNEGVLVANEYAASRVKVLHANIERCGVRNAALSNFDGRVFGGWLPETFDAVLLDAPCSGEGTVRKDADAMKNWTYDSVVDIANTQKDLIESAFHALKTDGVLVYSTCTLSTEENQQVCHHLKETFGDAVEFESLEGLFEDAKATLTEEGFLHIFPQVYDSEGFFVARIRKVASVTPPQVKKRMGKFPFEKASKKIQQEVEDHLNTALDISLPTDAQVWLRDKDVWLFPAALEPMIGELRFSRMGIKIAETHKKGYRWQHQVATSLAKGNESNVVELTIEDAREWFMGRDVRPESLSGKGEVLVKFEGAIIGLGKWVGNRIKNGLPRELVRDKNLF, encoded by the coding sequence TTGCACGCTAACGTCTATATCCCCAAAGAGTTTCTTACTCACATCGAAACCTTTATGCCGAGTCATCTGGACATGGCTTCATTTATCGAGTCATGCCAAAAACCACTACGCAAAAGCATTCGAGTCAACACACTTAAGATCAGTGTTGAAGACTTCTTAGCGCGTGCAAAAGACAAAGGCTGGGAACTAGAAGCGGTGCCATGGTGTGATACTGGATTTTGGATCACAGCAGATGAGAGTGTAGTTCCACTTGGAAATACATCTGAGCATATGTCTGGTCTTTTCTACATTCAAGAAGCCAGCTCTATGATGCCACCTTCAGCACTGTTCTTTGGAAATGAAGAATATAGTGCTGTTCTGGATACCGCGGCGGCGCCAGGCTCTAAAACAACACAGATCGCTGCTTTAATGAATAACGAAGGCGTTCTGGTTGCCAACGAATACGCAGCAAGTCGTGTAAAAGTCCTTCATGCTAACATCGAACGCTGTGGTGTTCGCAACGCGGCGTTGAGTAACTTTGATGGCCGTGTATTTGGTGGCTGGTTACCAGAGACCTTTGATGCAGTTTTGCTCGACGCGCCATGCTCTGGAGAAGGTACTGTACGCAAAGATGCAGACGCGATGAAAAACTGGACCTACGACTCAGTAGTCGATATCGCGAACACACAAAAAGATTTGATTGAGAGTGCTTTCCATGCACTTAAAACCGATGGGGTTCTGGTTTATTCAACATGTACTCTGAGTACAGAAGAGAACCAACAAGTTTGTCACCACTTAAAAGAAACCTTTGGTGATGCCGTGGAGTTCGAGTCTCTTGAAGGTTTATTCGAGGATGCCAAAGCGACCCTAACTGAAGAAGGATTCCTACATATCTTCCCACAAGTATACGATTCAGAAGGTTTCTTCGTGGCTCGTATACGCAAAGTGGCTTCTGTGACGCCACCTCAGGTGAAAAAACGCATGGGTAAATTCCCATTTGAAAAAGCGTCGAAAAAAATACAACAAGAAGTTGAGGATCACCTCAATACTGCTTTGGATATCTCACTACCAACAGACGCTCAGGTTTGGCTACGCGACAAGGATGTGTGGTTATTCCCGGCTGCACTTGAGCCTATGATTGGTGAGCTACGATTCTCGCGCATGGGCATCAAGATCGCCGAGACACATAAGAAAGGCTATCGCTGGCAGCATCAAGTCGCAACATCCTTGGCTAAAGGAAACGAATCGAATGTCGTTGAGCTTACCATTGAAGATGCTCGTGAGTGGTTCATGGGACGTGACGTTCGCCCTGAAAGTTTATCAGGTAAAGGTGAAGTTCTTGTTAAGTTTGAAGGCGCAATAATTGGCCTTGGGAAATGGGTCGGCAACCGAATTAAAAACGGCCTCCCACGAGAATTAGTTCGAGATAAAAACTTGTTCTAA
- a CDS encoding MlaD family protein, whose protein sequence is MNNNNQSQTSYSPDIRKNKGISPLWILPILTVALAGWLVMKSIHDAGQRVQIYFSDAAGLIAGRTTIRYQGLEVGMVRDITLSEDLESIYVDADIYPEAKKLLSKGTRFWLVKPTASLSGISGLDALVSGNYIAIHPSETEQEPETVFTALESSPSDLLASQGLNIMLTAKDLGGVSVGSQIVYRKIPIGEVYNYQLNESGKSVTIQAAIKDEYSHIITDQSRFWNVSGLGASIGFSGVDVRLESLSALLGGSIAVDSPGEGQPVEMNTKFKLYPDLKTAGRGISVKIAVPDDNNISATGAPIMYRGIEIGQVTDLSLSKGRENVVASAAIQPAFSDFLNSGSKFILEEAKLSLTGVENIGNLVTGNFLTLVPGEGDKARQFTAIRKHEYNQQQEKSVAIRLTSNNSFGLDVGTNLLYKGIAVGSIIEVGLVDGVGTGSDRHEVYMDALIDNQYAHLIKSNNRFFVTGSATAELTESGLSVTVPPAKQLLTGSISFVSEGQAKVQPNYQLFQSKSLAELAKLNHSGSKSITLFANELPPISKGSPILYRNLEVGTVSDFQLSDGGVKIKAKVENRYTHLITDQTVFWNRSGVEVDASLAGVNITAAPMKTLIQGGIAFDSLPGIDNKIGSSWKLYENAKTARKFGRAIQLVAGGDIEVAKGTPIKYQGVTVGEVTLVVPNFNRKGIEITARILPEYVDKVAVQNSHFWLASPEIGLSGIKNVSALLSKHISVEPGSGKHTNQFVLDDAPIASQGKVFVLQSESRGSVTKGTPILFRELEIGSVIDVRLGEFADRIISTIRIDSEYAYLVRANSVFWNVSGVDVSIGLSGANIKAGTVESLLRGGITFATPPTDKLQPQAAEDQSFYLYPQAEDDWKMWRTAIPKP, encoded by the coding sequence ATGAACAACAATAACCAATCACAAACGTCGTACTCACCTGATATCAGGAAAAACAAAGGTATTTCACCTCTGTGGATTCTTCCGATACTGACTGTCGCTCTCGCCGGCTGGTTGGTAATGAAGTCAATTCACGATGCAGGGCAGCGTGTACAGATCTACTTCTCAGATGCGGCAGGTTTAATCGCGGGTAGAACTACCATTCGATACCAAGGCCTCGAAGTCGGTATGGTACGAGATATTACACTCTCTGAAGATCTTGAGAGCATCTACGTTGACGCAGACATCTACCCAGAGGCGAAAAAACTCCTTAGTAAAGGCACGCGATTTTGGTTAGTAAAACCAACCGCCAGCCTATCTGGAATATCAGGGCTGGATGCCTTGGTGTCTGGTAATTACATTGCGATTCATCCAAGTGAAACCGAGCAAGAGCCAGAAACAGTATTCACCGCTTTAGAGTCTTCACCTTCAGATCTGCTCGCTTCTCAAGGCTTAAACATCATGTTGACCGCGAAAGACCTCGGTGGTGTGTCGGTTGGCTCTCAAATCGTTTACCGCAAGATCCCAATTGGTGAGGTTTACAACTATCAACTTAATGAAAGCGGTAAGTCGGTAACGATTCAAGCAGCAATTAAAGATGAATACAGCCACATCATCACCGACCAAAGCCGCTTCTGGAATGTTAGTGGCTTAGGTGCAAGTATTGGCTTTTCTGGCGTTGACGTACGTTTAGAAAGTCTCAGCGCCCTACTTGGAGGTTCAATTGCGGTTGATTCACCAGGAGAAGGTCAGCCTGTCGAAATGAATACCAAGTTCAAGCTCTACCCAGATCTAAAGACGGCTGGACGTGGTATCTCAGTCAAGATTGCCGTGCCTGATGACAACAACATCAGCGCAACGGGTGCACCAATTATGTACCGTGGTATTGAAATTGGCCAGGTTACCGATCTTTCATTGAGTAAAGGTCGTGAAAATGTGGTTGCCTCTGCGGCAATTCAACCTGCGTTCAGCGATTTCTTAAACTCAGGCAGTAAATTCATCTTAGAAGAAGCCAAGCTATCTTTAACGGGCGTAGAGAACATTGGCAACTTAGTCACGGGGAACTTCCTTACACTAGTACCGGGCGAAGGTGACAAAGCGCGTCAATTTACCGCGATTCGTAAACACGAATACAATCAACAACAAGAAAAATCCGTTGCAATTCGCCTGACATCAAACAACTCATTTGGTCTAGATGTTGGGACGAACTTGCTCTACAAAGGCATTGCAGTTGGCTCGATCATTGAAGTGGGTCTTGTTGACGGAGTCGGTACTGGAAGTGATAGGCACGAAGTTTACATGGATGCGCTTATCGACAACCAATACGCGCATCTTATCAAGAGCAATAACCGTTTCTTCGTGACGGGCAGCGCCACTGCAGAGCTCACGGAATCCGGCTTGAGTGTCACAGTGCCACCAGCCAAACAACTGTTGACTGGCTCAATCAGTTTTGTAAGTGAAGGCCAAGCGAAAGTACAACCCAACTATCAACTGTTCCAAAGCAAATCATTGGCTGAATTGGCAAAGCTTAATCATAGTGGTTCAAAGTCGATCACTCTGTTTGCCAATGAACTGCCGCCTATCTCGAAAGGCAGTCCAATTCTTTATAGAAACCTTGAGGTGGGCACCGTTTCCGACTTCCAACTATCTGACGGTGGCGTGAAGATCAAAGCCAAGGTTGAGAATCGCTACACGCATTTAATTACAGATCAAACGGTCTTTTGGAATCGTTCAGGTGTTGAAGTCGATGCCTCTTTAGCCGGTGTGAATATCACAGCAGCCCCGATGAAAACTCTGATTCAAGGGGGTATTGCCTTTGACTCTTTGCCTGGCATCGATAATAAGATTGGTTCTTCTTGGAAGCTCTATGAAAATGCTAAGACAGCTCGTAAGTTTGGCCGTGCGATTCAGTTAGTCGCTGGTGGTGATATCGAGGTGGCAAAAGGAACACCGATTAAATACCAAGGTGTGACCGTTGGTGAAGTGACTCTCGTCGTTCCTAACTTCAACCGCAAGGGTATTGAGATCACCGCTCGAATTCTTCCGGAGTACGTAGATAAAGTCGCAGTTCAGAATAGTCATTTCTGGTTGGCGAGCCCTGAAATAGGACTAAGCGGAATAAAGAACGTTTCAGCACTATTGTCTAAGCATATTAGCGTTGAGCCAGGCTCAGGCAAGCACACTAATCAGTTTGTCTTAGACGATGCACCGATTGCGTCTCAAGGAAAAGTGTTTGTACTTCAGAGCGAATCTCGTGGCTCTGTGACCAAAGGCACCCCTATTCTATTCCGCGAATTAGAGATTGGCTCTGTGATTGATGTTCGCTTGGGGGAATTTGCTGATCGTATTATCTCAACGATTCGAATTGACTCTGAATATGCCTACTTAGTTCGCGCCAATAGCGTGTTCTGGAACGTATCCGGTGTCGATGTTTCTATTGGCCTGTCTGGCGCTAATATCAAAGCAGGTACGGTTGAAAGCTTACTGCGCGGTGGCATCACGTTTGCTACACCTCCAACAGATAAACTCCAACCACAAGCAGCAGAAGATCAATCTTTCTACCTTTACCCGCAAGCGGAAGATGACTGGAAAATGTGGCGCACCGCTATTCCTAAGCCTTAG
- a CDS encoding paraquat-inducible protein A, with product MASTSKTPTQTVPLSERHQNEPQNVRLCQGCELPVDKTDVPSGKSAYCPRCGTQLYRGGSPSLSGNLAIAVTCLLLFIPSHFFDYISIRLIGVMIPATLPSGVFTLMAEGFPLLGLLILFCSSIAPFLVCSSVLLAHLALDMKWFTPFRYSLAIVQTLKHWMMLDVFLVSVAVSCFKLQDYSDIFVGPGLIGLLLLQLFSVLLVSRISVRRYWEAWKAETTFNFDTSKSVHCHNCHLSQPEGENCVRCHHQLYHRKPYSIQKTWCLLIAASVAIIPANVIPISILITNGQRLEDTIISGVASLVNSEMYGIAAIIFIASIVVPVAKILGLAYILICIQVKRTLYRRQRMTIYFIVKWIGKWSVMDLFVISIMMTLVDRGQILNFTPGYGAVAFGVVVVLTMLAAESLDPRLIWDNHTSNDGSVNEQQ from the coding sequence ATGGCCTCCACTTCTAAAACACCAACTCAAACTGTTCCATTATCCGAACGTCATCAGAACGAACCACAAAATGTGCGCCTTTGCCAAGGGTGCGAGTTACCGGTAGACAAAACCGATGTTCCTAGTGGCAAATCAGCATACTGCCCTCGTTGCGGCACTCAGCTTTATCGAGGTGGTTCTCCGAGCTTATCAGGCAATCTAGCGATAGCTGTCACCTGTCTACTGTTGTTCATTCCATCGCACTTTTTCGATTACATTAGTATTCGTCTGATTGGTGTGATGATTCCCGCTACGCTCCCTTCTGGGGTATTTACGTTGATGGCGGAAGGTTTCCCGCTCCTTGGGCTATTAATTCTATTTTGTAGTTCAATTGCGCCATTTCTTGTATGTAGCTCAGTATTACTCGCTCACCTTGCTTTAGACATGAAGTGGTTTACGCCATTTCGTTATTCACTAGCCATCGTCCAAACTCTCAAACATTGGATGATGCTAGATGTATTCTTGGTCAGTGTTGCGGTCTCTTGTTTTAAGCTCCAAGACTATTCCGATATTTTTGTCGGCCCGGGGCTTATCGGCCTACTGCTTCTACAGCTGTTTAGTGTTCTTCTAGTGAGCCGAATTAGTGTTCGCCGATATTGGGAAGCATGGAAAGCAGAGACTACATTTAATTTTGATACTTCTAAAAGTGTCCATTGTCATAATTGTCACCTCTCTCAACCAGAGGGAGAAAATTGTGTGCGTTGTCATCACCAGCTTTATCATCGCAAACCCTATTCGATTCAAAAGACATGGTGTCTCCTGATTGCTGCATCTGTTGCAATCATACCTGCCAACGTCATCCCTATTTCAATACTTATAACCAACGGTCAACGCCTCGAAGATACAATAATCTCTGGTGTTGCCTCATTGGTAAACAGCGAAATGTACGGCATTGCCGCGATCATTTTTATCGCCAGTATCGTCGTGCCTGTCGCTAAGATTTTAGGGCTTGCCTACATTCTTATATGTATTCAAGTGAAAAGGACGCTCTACCGCCGTCAGCGTATGACGATCTATTTCATCGTAAAGTGGATTGGCAAATGGTCTGTAATGGATCTATTTGTTATCTCAATCATGATGACATTAGTCGACCGCGGTCAAATTCTTAATTTTACACCAGGATATGGTGCTGTGGCTTTTGGCGTTGTAGTGGTACTTACCATGCTCGCCGCTGAAAGCTTAGATCCTAGGCTTATTTGGGATAACCACACCTCTAATGATGGGTCAGTGAATGAACAACAATAA